In a single window of the Candidatus Bathyarchaeota archaeon genome:
- a CDS encoding winged helix-turn-helix domain-containing protein: MGKGSHQKKGIDRILDVLSENLDGLKFTEVMKKADLSRAMTNTYLKKLQKQGKIERTIDRHYIITKDGQIAKDRDSNVQVLCRTVEIIQDRIEKPYKSKKRYYPVIPIETTLSLTPELKEFLIQKLDEDIDLKDFIDPDIFCELQLSLIQKKVEDIVDNWVEHKIKMMKSDEREKFLRRLYKDRIQSMTKDRRDRYMQRVYEQYSTEKKGTIDLTSEPLKIENVLNFEVGLFVKFTGKDLLKRIEQKILKNRLSIFFLHWVRKQNPVLMPMLSELIVKGGYLREDEFIKLTKDDPAISETAFLAGRVKYEELGWVEPKKIDVKKKKRA, translated from the coding sequence ATGGGAAAAGGTTCTCATCAAAAAAAAGGCATAGATCGAATATTGGATGTACTTAGTGAGAATCTAGATGGGTTAAAGTTTACTGAGGTCATGAAAAAAGCAGACCTTAGTCGAGCTATGACCAATACTTATTTAAAAAAGCTCCAAAAACAAGGCAAGATAGAAAGGACGATCGATAGGCACTATATAATAACTAAAGATGGACAAATCGCGAAAGATAGAGACAGTAATGTCCAAGTCCTATGTCGGACTGTTGAAATCATACAAGATAGAATTGAAAAGCCCTACAAAAGCAAAAAGCGTTATTATCCTGTTATCCCAATCGAAACTACTCTAAGTTTGACACCAGAATTGAAAGAATTCCTGATTCAAAAACTTGATGAGGATATCGATCTAAAGGATTTTATTGATCCTGACATATTTTGCGAATTACAACTTTCACTTATTCAAAAAAAGGTGGAAGATATTGTTGATAATTGGGTCGAACATAAAATTAAAATGATGAAATCAGACGAACGGGAGAAGTTTTTAAGAAGATTATATAAAGACCGCATTCAAAGTATGACAAAAGATAGACGAGATAGATATATGCAACGCGTTTATGAACAATATTCTACTGAGAAGAAAGGGACAATTGATTTAACTTCGGAACCATTAAAAATTGAAAATGTTTTGAATTTTGAAGTGGGTTTATTTGTAAAATTTACTGGAAAGGATCTTTTAAAACGAATTGAGCAGAAAATACTGAAAAACAGACTTTCAATTTTTTTCCTACATTGGGTAAGGAAACAGAACCCAGTTCTTATGCCGATGTTATCCGAATTGATCGTGAAAGGTGGTTACTTAAGAGAGGATGAGTTTATAAAATTGACTAAAGATGACCCAGCTATATCCGAGACCGCGTTCTTGGCAGGTAGAGTTAAGTATGAAGAATTAGGCTGGGTAGAGCCTAAGAAGATTGATGTTAAGAAGAAAAAACGTGCCTAA